The Leishmania infantum JPCM5 genome chromosome 19 region CATTCCCGTTTACCCTGTCAGACAAGGATAGCGGCTTCTACTGCACCAGGTACTGGGCCAACTATTCGTCAAGCGCTGTCCCTGGGAGTCCaggaaggcagaggagggtCAGTGATGCTGTGGTTTGGATGATCGTCGGCCTCTCTTCCATCATCTCGCTGTCAAGAAACGCACATTCTGGCTTCCGTTTGTCAGTCTCCGCTGAGGTGCAAATAACCTAAGCGTGAATGTAGGTATCGGGTGTAGTCTCGAACAAATCACGCAAGAAACGTAGCGACGGTGCGCCTGTCATCGAACGCTGCCGAttcgccgcggccgcgtgctgcaccgcagccATTCCCGTTCGACTCTCTGTCCCCTCcacttcctctcccctcaccaccgcTTCGCCTTTTTTTCCCTCAACCTTGACCTTGGTGTCACtgacacgcgcgcgtgcccaCTGTGGCTCGAGCCCACCGATCATCGCCTCCGCAGTCGCCGCTTTCGCACCACACACTACCTGTTTGCTTGAttctcttgtttttttttgtttgtaCTCCTCAGAACGCAGAAACTActagcgcgcgcacacgcacacacctcgCCCAACCAGTGCTTTTAAACCCCTCTTGCCTCCACTATACCCGCTCACttccacagcagcacctgctaCACACTGTACCTTTTCCCGCCTTGTTTTTCGTATTCgccctttgtttttttttttgcttttttgaTTCCAAcgctctcttctccgctcacgcatccgccgccccccccccctgcacCCCGTCACGTCCTTCTCGTGCGCACGTTGCACAACAAGTATCGGCAAAGATGGCGCGCCGCaacccctttttttttgcgatAGTGGTAACTATCCTGTTCGTGGTGTGCTACGGTTCCGCTCTTATCGCCCAGACACCTCTCGGCGTCGACGACTTCATTGCCTCGGCGCATTACGGACGCTTTAAGAAGCGCCACGGCAAGCCCTTcggcgaggacgccgaggagggTCGACGCTTCAACGCCTTCAAGCAGAACATGCAGACAGCCTACTTCCTCAATGCGCACAACCCGCACGCGCACTACGACGTGTCCGGCAAGTTCGCGGACCTCACCCCGCAGGAGTTCGCCAAGTTGTACCTGAACCCCAACTACTACGCGCGCCACGGCAAGGATTACAAGGAGCACGTGCACGTCGACGACAGCGTCCGCAGTGGTGTGATGTCGGTGGACTGGCGTGAGAAGGGTGTCGTGACGCCGGTGAAGAACCAGGGAATGTGCGGCTCGTGCTGGGCCTTCGCCACCACTGGCAACATCGAAGGCCAGTGGGCTTTAAAAAACCACTCGCTGGTTTCGCTGTCGGAGCAAGTCCTCGTGTCGTGTGACAACATCGATGATGGGTGCAACGGCGGGCTGATGCAACAGGCAATGCAATGGATCATCAACGATCACAACGGCACTGTGCCCACGGAGGACAGCTACCCCTACACCTCTGCCGGCGGCACGAGGCCTCCGTGCCATGACAacggcaccgtcggcgcCAAAATAAAAGGTTACATGTCCCTGCCGcatgacgaggaggagatcgcGGCTTATGTAGGGAAGAACGGCCcagtcgccgtcgccgtcgacgcgACAACCTGGCAGCTGTACTTTGGCGGTGTGGTCACCCTCTGCTTCGGGTTGTCGCTCAACCACGGTGTGCTCGTTGTCGGCTTCAACAGACAAGCGAAACCGCCGTACTGGATCGTGAAGAACTCGTGGGGCTCCTCGTGGGGTGAGAAGGGGTACATCCGCCTTGCCATGGGCAGCAACCAGTGCTTGCTGAAGAATTACGTCGTGACGGCCACGATTGACGACTCCAACACCTCACACGTGCCGACGACAGCGGCCTAGCCGGAGCCCAGCCCCACGGCGCTTGTGCAGATGAACTGTTTGAGTGGGTGCGCGCGGCTGTGCACAAACACGACCTATCCGACCGGTGTGTGCCTGAAGCGTAAGAATGGCGGCTCTGCCCAGGTAGCCTGTGGCAAATCCGAGACGGTGGAGCTTCTCTACGACTCGCCGGGCTGCTCCGGGCCTGCCAACGAGGCCCGCGTGCCGCCGAGCCTATGTATGTGCAGCTACGCCGGCTACCTCCAGAACGTCCGCACTGAGTCTGTCGCTGCGGTGAGAACCAACGACGCCGTCTCTAACTTGGCCAAGCCGCTCATCTTAGGCCAACCACACGCGAGGCACGCAGACATCTAGGACTGGCAGGATGCACTGTGCGCTGTGCACCTCAGCCGCACCGATGCGGATCCCTCCCTCAACCTCTCTTTGGAtgcctctctgccttccCCCGAGTGCCATGAAGTCATGACCCTACCGTATACCTCTGCGGTAGTCCCTTTCGAAGTGCACCTACTCGCGACGAGTCCGCGCGGCTTGTCACAGTCCATTGCGACTCGCAGCTCGTCAGCTTGCACAACGCGATCTGGCGCACAGCTGATAAGACAGTGCAAGAGCACCGtgccggccaccgccaccccctgcctccaccaccatcgcGAGCATCGTACTCTCTTGCTTTACCTGAAGAGCGACGACGGTCTCTGCCCCGTCTCTCTGTCCGTTTGCTGTTCCTTTCATATTTGTTGTTTCGCCTTCACCACCCCGTTCTTTTCGTGctttttgcttttccttCCGACTGACAtgcacgcatatatatatatatatatatttgcaTATACATGCGATGGTGCAGGCGTGCCATGGACAGTGAAATGCCGACGACGAAGGCccgccatctctctccccctcgcgtcctcctccccttcccaaGCCAGCAAGCGAGTGCGTCGGTCCGTGCGAATATATGTAATGCTTCTTTGGTTTCCTTTACTTCTTCCTCTTATTTATTTGTGCACGGTTTGCTCCGAGCACAACGGTGCGGCGAGATCGGAGGACAACGGCGTTTTCTTGTCGTCGTCTAGTGGCAGCGAGACCTCTGCTCTACCCGACAACGTCACTGCAGGCCTCCGCCCTCTTTGAGAGAGGGCCCCAGTGACCTTACACGGACCAttctctctcgttgtttCCACGGTCCTTGCCTTCAGCGCAAGTCTCCTCGCCCATCCGACCTCGTTCATGTCCGCACCCGGTGAAACGGGTGgccccgcacgcacgccggcacacacaagcgcaggCGTATGCGCGGGTGTACGCTCTTGTATGGAAGACGCACTCTGTTCCCGCCGGTACGGCCTCGGTGTAAGCAGCACgatggcacacacaccgcccaGAAGCCCGATCGACTGCAACGAATATGCTGACTCGCGAGTGGCCTCGGTGtaactctctctctctccgtcccGCCCTATCACTGTGGCGAGGGAAAGGAAGTAATCGCATCTATGTCGCTTCCCTCTTGTCTCCCTgtccgtctctccctctgctccGCTTGTACTTTCTCTTCCTTCAATCCATTCAtgtcctcttcccccccccatccGTGACGACgtcacaaaaaaaaaatccCCGCATAGCTGAGCGAAGCGGAAACGAGCTGAcgagagggaaagaaaagGTGGGCGCATGCAGTGCTGCCGCGTATTCGGGGCCTGCGtgggccaccaccacccatcccccgccccacccccccgCCGACGAGGCGCCCAAGAGCAAGGCAGGGGGGCGCCCAAGCAAGCCGGCCCGGGCCGGAAGCAGGCCCTAGCACGCAAAGCGGCGGCCCACCCCGGCGCTGACCGGGGATCCGGGGGTGGGAAATTGCGCGGCCAGCGGGACGCACACCGGCCCAAACGGCGCGGCGACACCTGGGCCGCCACCGGAAACCCACGCCTGGGGCAGCTTCGGCGCAGCACCAAGCcccagcccccccccccaagaCCCAACGGGGTAGGCCGCACGCCGCCAAACATGCAAGAACTTCCGGCCCTGCCGTCTGCGAGCCACCCGCGGGAATCAAGGCGCCCGGGGGGACTTGGCCCCTGACAAGGGCACGGCCATCCCAACCACCCACCCGCAGctggccgcggcagccaaAAGATGTGGCGCAGCCAGATGCCCAGGAAATCACCCAGTTAGCGGCAGCAATTGGCGAAACAGACGAAGGTCTGCGGGAGGCACTCGTGTGTGTAgagcctcccccccccccccccgccccaaACACCCGCATGGCTTTCGTGCGGTTCGGTCTTCCAGGCTGGGGCCGCGGGGGTTTGATTTGGCGATACATAAGGCAAGTTCCAGCGGCCCCACGGCGGCATGCGCCACCCCCTTTCGCAGGATGCGCACCCGATTACGCGGCCCGGGTTAGAGAACGCAAATGCAGGGGAAAACTGATCGCGCAGCCTTCGCCTGGTGACCCCATTTGAAAGGAGAGCGCGGCGCAGACCGCCGAACTCCCCGCGGCTGTCGATCCGCCAGGGGCGAGACAGGGTTGCGATACATGCCGAAATTCAGATTCAGTTGCCTTCTGCCACGCCATCCTGCAGCCAAACAAAAAGCACAACAGCTTCGTCTTCCGGGTTTGAAACCAGCTGCACAGCCGTTTCACCCTGTCCACCGGCGCCCGCTGCAGCTTTTCACCGGGAAAATCAAAGACAACCTAATTTGTCGATACCTAAGCCTGCTTCACGACACGCAACAATCCACAGCACCTTTTTGGCGGCCGGAACCGCCCACCGTGGCAGCACTTGCCTCGGTGTCCGCGAAGTTTTGAAAATCATTCAAGTTGCTGACCCGCGTGTTCCCCCCAACCCGAAAGGCCCCATTTACACGCGCCAGGTGAAGAGCTGCTGGGGACGGCGTGGGGCCCAAATTCCCCTGGCAAGGAATACGGCTGGCACACCGACCGCACACGTAAGAAAATCTGAACGAAATCCGTTGCGAAGTGGAAGCCTTCGCCCAGAAGAAGGGGCACAAGACCACACAGTTCGCCGTTTTCCTTGACCCCACGACAAATGACGCCAGCGAAAAAAAATGTACCCGGCCGacgcccaccccctcccgccaGTAAGCCAAGGATGTGCCGGCTCCGGCGGGAAGCGGGGCAAGTGGGGCGTGATTACCCCGCCCAAAGCGGGCAACAAAGGGCGGCTGCCCAGGGGCCGGTGGTTGGGGCGccgcccgcccaccccccGCGCCGAAACGccggcacgcagcgcgccCGACCCCACAGCCCCAACAGACCGCCCAAGGAGGAAGGGCGCCGCGGCCATCTTTCGCGAACGGGGGGTGGCGATGGCCACAAAGCGGCGCCGGCCCGACGGCCCAGCCCCGGCCGAAGAGCCCCCGCGACGTCACAAAAAAAGACATTGTTTTGCGGCCAGGGACCCCACGAACAGCACGCCCCCCACGGCCGGCCGCATCCTGCGCAAGCCTCGGCCAAACGGAAAACAAGCACACCGCCTTTTCATTTGGAGTTACGATCCCCACGGCAAAAAGCCACGGCGCCATTTCGCAAGCCCAAAGGGGGCCCAACTGTTCCGGGGGCGCCGGCCGCAAACCCCCCACCCACGAGAAGGCTGAAAAAACACCACCGGCGACCTTTTTTCAAAAGCAGAGAGCAGCCATTCGTTTTTCTGCGTTATTTACCTTTTGCACAAAAGCAGCGCATTCCAGAGGAAGCGCGAACGCGGAAGTGGAAAGGGCGTTCGCCCGTTATCCGCCCCATGGCCTACCGCTACCGCAAATCCTTTCTTCGCTGCGCTTAAGCCGAAATACGCGGGGGCGCCGGGGGCCGCAGggccaaagaaaaaaacaccCCCCGAAAGACGCAAACGGCCAGGATGCCGGGAGTGCGCCGGAAAGGGCTAGTTGCTGGAAGACGCCTGGATAGANCGTTCGCCGCTGTATTCTGTTGCGAAAATGTGGCTGGGAGGGTTCCTGACCTCGCGTTGGTGAAAAAAAGGTCTTCACAAGCGCCGCCCTGATCTTCGCTGGCGCTTTGCGTGCACCGCCGGCTTTgttgcac contains the following coding sequences:
- the CPA gene encoding cysteine peptidase A (CPA), which translates into the protein MARRNPFFFAIVVTILFVVCYGSALIAQTPLGVDDFIASAHYGRFKKRHGKPFGEDAEEGRRFNAFKQNMQTAYFLNAHNPHAHYDVSGKFADLTPQEFAKLYLNPNYYARHGKDYKEHVHVDDSVRSGVMSVDWREKGVVTPVKNQGMCGSCWAFATTGNIEGQWALKNHSLVSLSEQVLVSCDNIDDGCNGGLMQQAMQWIINDHNGTVPTEDSYPYTSAGGTRPPCHDNGTVGAKIKGYMSLPHDEEEIAAYVGKNGPVAVAVDATTWQLYFGGVVTLCFGLSLNHGVLVVGFNRQAKPPYWIVKNSWGSSWGEKGYIRLAMGSNQCLLKNYVVTATIDDSNTSHVPTTAA